A genome region from Candidatus Poribacteria bacterium includes the following:
- a CDS encoding efflux RND transporter periplasmic adaptor subunit encodes MLGLGKWKIIAIVGAVVLVVAAVAVGRIVFTNSDGNNNAETPEVKTAAVERGDIAVTIDATGTIKPLNIVKVSSKASGKILELRIDAGDYVEKDEIIAVIETTYVQISLEQAQADLRTAQARLQQAEIDFELQKEQSAIQIRQSEESLAEARQRLVQIEEAIRIEKIANRRGVLDAENSLNISKIRYKLLTSDEVRDENRQRAKSSLEQEKANLELIAAEHKRNNTLYEKELISQAALESSQAQLKSAQARHRSAEENLKLVERPATEAELELGQADIRKAEFNLEIAEERIESEATRDMDIELQQQRIVQAEEALKLAQANQKQIERKQRDLETARSSVTRSETQLELRQIEYDDTIIKAPISGTILEKLVEEGQVITSRLSSLASEEGQTLVTMADLDTVYVVTEVDETDIGKVEIGQPVTITVEAYPDTPFQGEVLKIAPQGVSIQNVTTFEVTSELKNVEASATRQGMRAGAGRWGGGARPDMANMTQEQRERFQAMRQQRQAEGGGDGGTSRPTSQETEAPTQPTQEQPVASAEEAGDDDWGGLFGGFFAEAPAEEAPTQPESVETEDAKIPFLKPGMNASVQISAVNKIDILTLPAEAVLDMRGRKMVRMVGEDGQPGRPQPIVAGVSSFDKIEIVSGLAEGDVVAIGGFERGGGGEDWRRRMMQNPASTMRRMTGGGGRGR; translated from the coding sequence ATGTTAGGATTAGGAAAATGGAAAATTATTGCGATTGTCGGGGCGGTGGTATTGGTGGTAGCCGCTGTTGCCGTCGGACGCATCGTCTTTACAAACTCAGATGGAAATAATAATGCTGAAACGCCTGAAGTAAAAACTGCAGCGGTTGAACGCGGGGACATTGCCGTAACAATTGACGCGACAGGCACTATCAAGCCGTTAAATATTGTTAAGGTCAGTTCCAAAGCCAGCGGAAAGATTCTGGAACTCAGGATTGACGCCGGTGATTACGTCGAGAAGGATGAGATCATCGCCGTGATTGAAACGACTTACGTCCAAATTAGTTTAGAGCAAGCGCAGGCAGATCTGAGAACCGCGCAAGCGCGTTTACAACAGGCAGAAATTGACTTTGAACTCCAGAAGGAGCAGTCGGCAATCCAGATTCGTCAGTCGGAGGAGTCTCTCGCTGAAGCGAGGCAACGGCTCGTCCAGATCGAGGAAGCGATTCGCATTGAGAAGATAGCGAATAGACGCGGTGTGTTGGATGCCGAAAATAGTCTCAATATCTCCAAAATTCGGTATAAGTTACTAACCTCTGATGAGGTTCGAGATGAAAATAGGCAGCGCGCGAAATCCTCCCTGGAGCAGGAAAAGGCAAATTTAGAGTTAATAGCAGCGGAGCATAAAAGGAATAACACGCTTTACGAAAAAGAACTCATCTCACAAGCGGCATTGGAATCTTCACAGGCGCAACTTAAATCGGCACAGGCACGGCATCGGTCTGCTGAAGAAAACCTGAAACTGGTTGAGAGACCCGCGACTGAAGCTGAACTCGAATTGGGACAAGCCGATATTAGAAAGGCGGAATTCAACCTTGAAATCGCTGAAGAAAGAATAGAATCTGAAGCCACACGAGACATGGATATTGAACTTCAGCAGCAACGGATTGTACAGGCTGAAGAGGCTTTGAAACTCGCACAGGCAAACCAGAAACAGATTGAGCGTAAACAACGTGATCTGGAGACTGCACGCTCATCGGTCACGCGCAGTGAAACGCAGCTGGAACTCCGTCAAATTGAATACGATGATACGATCATCAAGGCACCCATCTCTGGAACGATCCTCGAAAAACTCGTCGAAGAAGGACAGGTGATTACTTCGCGCCTCTCTTCACTCGCCTCAGAAGAAGGACAGACGCTCGTCACCATGGCAGATCTTGACACCGTTTATGTCGTAACAGAGGTTGATGAAACCGACATCGGTAAGGTGGAGATAGGACAACCTGTGACCATCACAGTCGAAGCCTATCCCGATACGCCGTTCCAGGGGGAAGTTTTGAAAATCGCGCCGCAAGGAGTGTCCATTCAGAACGTGACAACCTTTGAGGTAACCTCTGAATTGAAAAATGTGGAAGCTTCAGCAACACGGCAAGGGATGAGGGCTGGTGCCGGAAGATGGGGTGGTGGGGCACGTCCTGATATGGCGAATATGACTCAAGAGCAGCGCGAACGTTTCCAGGCTATGCGTCAACAGCGTCAGGCAGAAGGTGGGGGTGACGGTGGAACGTCAAGACCAACCTCCCAAGAAACAGAAGCCCCCACGCAGCCCACACAGGAGCAGCCTGTTGCAAGCGCGGAAGAGGCTGGCGATGACGATTGGGGCGGACTTTTTGGCGGATTTTTTGCGGAAGCACCTGCTGAAGAGGCACCCACGCAACCCGAATCAGTGGAGACTGAAGATGCAAAAATACCGTTCCTCAAACCCGGCATGAACGCCAGCGTCCAAATCTCAGCTGTCAATAAAATTGATATTCTCACCCTACCAGCCGAAGCCGTCCTTGATATGCGCGGCAGGAAAATGGTCAGGATGGTCGGGGAAGACGGTCAACCCGGTCGTCCTCAGCCGATTGTAGCAGGGGTTAGCAGTTTTGACAAGATCGAAATCGTCTCGGGGCTTGCTGAAGGTGATGTCGTCGCAATCGGAGGCTTTGAGCGCGGTGGCGGCGGTGAAGATTGGCGGCGACGTATGATGCAGAACCCCGCTTCAACGATGCGCCGAATGACTGGCGGTGGCGGTAGAGGACGTTAG
- a CDS encoding SDR family NAD(P)-dependent oxidoreductase — protein MEKIAVIAGVGPGLGAALARKFVNEGCNVALLSRSSAYIKNLSTRLGKSGRTAIPIPTDIADAEQVSESFARIREELGDPDILVNHAASAAWGSFADLTPEAFEGAWRVCTLGGFLCSKQVVPGMLQKGGGSILFTGATSAIRGRAGALAFSSAKYATRGLASALAREVGPHGIHVAHVIVDGVIDTPGVRQRYKLSENEPLLEPDAIADTYWALVQQERSAWTFEVDVRPHNEEFFT, from the coding sequence ATGGAAAAAATAGCAGTCATCGCAGGTGTGGGGCCCGGTTTAGGGGCTGCACTCGCCCGTAAATTTGTAAACGAAGGATGTAATGTAGCACTCCTTTCTCGCTCATCCGCCTACATTAAAAATCTATCCACGAGATTGGGAAAATCCGGACGCACAGCCATTCCTATCCCCACGGATATTGCTGACGCTGAGCAGGTATCAGAGAGTTTCGCTCGCATTCGAGAGGAACTCGGTGATCCCGATATCTTAGTGAACCATGCCGCAAGCGCAGCGTGGGGAAGTTTCGCAGACCTCACACCCGAAGCGTTTGAAGGGGCGTGGCGCGTCTGCACGCTCGGTGGGTTCCTCTGTTCAAAACAGGTCGTTCCGGGGATGCTTCAGAAGGGGGGCGGGAGCATTCTGTTTACAGGGGCGACTTCTGCTATCCGTGGTAGGGCAGGTGCGTTGGCGTTTAGCAGTGCGAAGTATGCCACGCGAGGATTAGCATCTGCCCTCGCTCGCGAAGTCGGTCCTCACGGCATCCATGTCGCCCATGTTATCGTTGACGGTGTTATTGATACACCCGGCGTGCGACAACGCTATAAACTATCAGAGAATGAACCGCTCCTTGAACCCGATGCCATTGCCGATACCTATTGGGCTTTAGTCCAGCAGGAGCGGAGTGCGTGGACGTTTGAAGTCGATGTCCGCCCGCATAACGAGGAATTCTTTACGTAG
- a CDS encoding Gfo/Idh/MocA family oxidoreductase produces MSYQREFEKRLNVAVVGVGSHGYRNVLPTLTFLPIRLKALCDLDIDRARITAEQYGVQACYPSMAEMFRNEELDAIFLCAPPRLHPELACEALDAGMHVWMEKPPGMFAAEVSEMIRHRKDRVVVVGFKKAFMPATQKIIEIFATDEYGPLRSILGVYPMTIAEDGKRVLREREHTNWLQNGCHPLSLFVAVGGKVSAVTVRRGQRGGGVCIMEYESGALGNFHLADGARHGQPSELYQFFGDGCHAEIRNSTRVLLQRGMSFNYSGSTSYVPEGFDSGAIVWEPQNSLGTLENKGLFIQGFYQEMRYFCDCILEGKPAKQGSLEFALEVMKVYEAGLRSEGETVAV; encoded by the coding sequence ATGAGTTATCAGAGAGAATTTGAGAAAAGACTGAACGTCGCTGTCGTCGGGGTCGGTTCACACGGCTACCGCAATGTTCTGCCGACGTTAACGTTTCTCCCGATTCGGCTTAAAGCATTGTGTGACCTTGATATCGACCGCGCCCGCATCACAGCCGAACAATACGGCGTTCAAGCATGCTATCCGAGCATGGCAGAAATGTTCCGCAACGAAGAATTGGACGCAATCTTTCTCTGTGCACCGCCACGTTTGCACCCTGAATTGGCCTGTGAAGCGTTAGACGCCGGTATGCATGTCTGGATGGAAAAACCGCCCGGAATGTTTGCCGCCGAAGTCTCAGAGATGATTCGGCATCGAAAGGATCGTGTCGTCGTTGTCGGGTTCAAAAAGGCGTTCATGCCTGCCACGCAGAAGATTATCGAGATCTTCGCGACGGATGAGTACGGTCCCTTGCGAAGCATTTTGGGAGTCTATCCGATGACGATTGCGGAAGATGGGAAGCGTGTGTTGCGTGAGAGAGAGCATACGAATTGGCTCCAGAACGGTTGCCATCCGCTGTCTCTGTTCGTGGCAGTGGGTGGAAAGGTTTCAGCTGTGACTGTCCGCCGAGGACAACGGGGCGGTGGCGTGTGTATCATGGAATACGAAAGCGGGGCACTCGGAAATTTTCATCTTGCTGATGGTGCGAGACATGGACAACCTTCTGAACTTTATCAATTTTTTGGTGACGGATGCCACGCCGAAATTCGGAACAGCACACGGGTTTTATTGCAACGCGGCATGTCCTTCAATTACAGCGGTAGCACCAGTTATGTTCCTGAAGGCTTTGACAGCGGTGCTATCGTCTGGGAGCCGCAAAACAGTCTCGGCACCCTTGAAAACAAAGGACTTTTCATACAAGGCTTCTATCAAGAGATGCGATATTTTTGTGACTGCATTCTGGAGGGCAAGCCAGCAAAACAGGGATCGCTTGAGTTCGCACTGGAAGTGATGAAAGTCTACGAAGCGGGACTCCGTTCAGAAGGCGAGACCGTTGCTGTTTAG
- a CDS encoding aldo/keto reductase, which yields MEYRRLGKSGIKVSEICLGTMTFGHGADEAETNRMVDLALDAGVNFFDTANSYAEGESEVLLGKALKGRRRDAVIATKFFNPMGTGPNDSGMSRVHIMQAIDDSLKRLQMDYVDIYYIHHVDSQTPLEEMLRALDDLVQQGKVRYTACSNYQAWRLSEALWLSDTNNWTRFACYQPQYSLVVRDIEQEIVPLCDLKGLGVVVWSPLAGGFLSGKYKPGERTQGGTRSAEGWAYPERYFAENADETLQALFDVSDTLGRSPAQVALRWVLEQRAMTSVIVGARHTGHLRDNLGAAGWRLEGEALQKLNEVSHLPDRYPEAMEKNMHERRDSAIDMPRL from the coding sequence GTGGAATATAGACGATTGGGAAAAAGCGGAATTAAGGTGTCCGAAATCTGTTTAGGGACGATGACCTTTGGTCATGGAGCTGACGAGGCGGAAACAAATCGCATGGTGGATCTCGCCCTGGATGCCGGTGTCAATTTTTTTGACACCGCAAACTCTTATGCCGAAGGCGAATCCGAAGTCCTCCTCGGCAAAGCACTCAAGGGCAGACGTCGCGATGCCGTCATCGCGACGAAGTTTTTCAATCCGATGGGCACCGGTCCCAACGATTCCGGGATGTCTCGCGTGCATATCATGCAGGCAATTGACGATAGTCTCAAACGTCTCCAGATGGACTACGTAGACATCTACTATATACACCACGTTGATTCGCAAACGCCGTTAGAGGAGATGCTCCGTGCCTTAGACGATCTCGTTCAGCAGGGGAAAGTCCGATATACGGCGTGTAGTAACTATCAAGCATGGCGATTGTCGGAAGCGTTATGGCTCAGTGATACAAACAATTGGACACGCTTTGCATGCTATCAACCGCAATACAGTCTCGTTGTCCGAGATATAGAGCAGGAGATCGTGCCGCTTTGTGACCTCAAGGGACTCGGTGTTGTCGTATGGAGCCCATTAGCGGGTGGATTCCTCTCTGGTAAATACAAGCCGGGCGAACGCACGCAAGGCGGGACGCGATCCGCTGAAGGGTGGGCATACCCAGAACGCTATTTCGCAGAAAACGCTGATGAAACGTTGCAGGCACTCTTTGACGTTTCTGATACGCTTGGACGTAGTCCCGCACAGGTCGCACTGCGGTGGGTGCTTGAACAGCGGGCAATGACTTCGGTGATTGTAGGGGCAAGGCACACAGGACATTTGCGCGATAACCTCGGTGCAGCTGGATGGCGGCTTGAAGGCGAAGCACTCCAAAAACTCAATGAGGTCTCGCATCTGCCGGATCGCTATCCTGAAGCGATGGAGAAAAATATGCATGAACGCAGGGATAGTGCCATTGATATGCCACGACTGTAG
- a CDS encoding ABC transporter permease, whose protein sequence is MSILESLTNALSALMANKLRSMLTMLGVIIGVGAIITTTSIGEGAKADITERIQTLGANILAVRPGQSRSRGRGSADARKSLTVADMEALQERGQNFGYVTPEVSSRAQVKYRNKNVNTTIVGTSPEYLVTANFTVEKGRFFTDSEIRYRERVCVLGKTVVDNLFETAEAVGETVKIKNVGFRVLGVMKEKGASGWRNPDDQVFIPYSTAMKRVFGEDYLSSISIQANDDKLLESAETEVTELLRRQHKIAPNKELDFHVRNQAEFMETLEESSQTFTNMILGIAVVSLLVGGIGIMNIMLVSVTERTKEIGLRKAVGAQRSDILAQFLVESTSLALVGGIIGIGVGIAGAEIVPSLWGWRTVVSPVYGILSFVVSALVGIFFGAYPAWKAAKLHPIDALRHE, encoded by the coding sequence ATGAGTATCTTGGAAAGTCTTACAAACGCATTAAGTGCCCTAATGGCAAATAAACTCCGATCTATGTTGACGATGTTGGGAGTTATCATCGGCGTCGGCGCGATTATAACCACGACCTCAATTGGAGAAGGTGCAAAAGCCGACATCACCGAACGAATTCAGACACTCGGTGCGAACATTCTCGCCGTTCGTCCAGGGCAAAGTAGATCTCGAGGGCGCGGCTCTGCCGATGCCCGGAAAAGCCTCACGGTTGCAGACATGGAGGCGTTACAAGAGCGCGGACAGAATTTTGGCTATGTCACTCCTGAGGTGAGCAGCCGCGCACAGGTGAAATATCGAAATAAAAATGTAAACACAACCATCGTCGGGACATCTCCGGAGTACCTTGTTACCGCGAATTTTACCGTTGAAAAGGGGCGCTTTTTTACAGACAGTGAAATCCGATACCGCGAACGTGTATGTGTCCTCGGCAAAACCGTTGTTGACAATCTTTTTGAGACGGCAGAAGCGGTCGGCGAAACCGTTAAGATTAAGAATGTGGGTTTTCGCGTCTTAGGTGTTATGAAGGAGAAGGGCGCGAGTGGTTGGCGAAACCCGGACGATCAAGTTTTCATCCCATATTCGACCGCTATGAAACGCGTTTTCGGGGAGGATTATCTCTCGAGCATCAGTATACAGGCGAATGATGACAAACTCCTTGAGTCCGCAGAAACTGAGGTGACGGAACTGCTTCGGAGGCAACACAAAATCGCACCAAATAAGGAACTTGACTTTCACGTTCGGAACCAAGCAGAATTCATGGAGACCTTGGAAGAGTCGAGCCAAACCTTCACTAATATGATTTTAGGGATTGCCGTGGTATCATTGCTTGTTGGTGGCATCGGTATTATGAACATTATGCTCGTCTCTGTGACCGAGCGGACGAAAGAGATTGGGCTTCGTAAAGCCGTTGGTGCACAGCGTTCTGATATCCTCGCTCAGTTCCTTGTTGAATCCACGTCGTTGGCACTCGTTGGCGGGATTATTGGGATTGGGGTCGGCATAGCCGGTGCGGAAATAGTGCCTTCGCTTTGGGGATGGCGGACCGTTGTCTCGCCGGTGTACGGAATATTGTCTTTTGTTGTCAGCGCGTTGGTAGGGATCTTTTTTGGTGCCTATCCCGCATGGAAAGCCGCGAAACTTCATCCAATTGATGCTCTCAGACACGAATAA
- a CDS encoding HEAT repeat domain-containing protein: MAAHLLTDAQMRHFIVNGYVTVTTTLSAQFHDAIYEKTVTVFDKEGNPGNNMIPRIPEIQQILDDPNVSGALTSLLGADYYKQPHRHPHYNPPGSSGQGMHQDGGKRWSHHTRRLLVFYYPQDTPIELGPTGVVPTSHYYSTREGAEISPEQPIVGKAGTVAFANYDLWHRAMPNSSEKKRYMMKFLYARMSEPQEPTWANKETEWANGIPMGRAEHQEMFRHLWDWHRGIEDSDLRGTSNGESLSGLISSLNSTSESTGLQAAYEMPRFGEKAVPALVRCLQDESEMTRRNACYSLNAVGTLAVDALQEALKDSREHVRDKAAEALGDLGNKAKSAVPALVETLADASGSVRSHTIEALGTTGQSSSLAVPSLVKALEDSHEGARRNAVFSLARIGQNATEAVEGLQNMLFDENRYVRGDAVHALHRIGTPEAKAVLLRYLETTRWCPLTSKESTF; this comes from the coding sequence ATGGCAGCACACCTCTTGACAGACGCGCAGATGCGACATTTCATCGTGAACGGTTATGTGACCGTCACCACCACATTATCTGCGCAATTCCACGATGCAATCTATGAAAAGACGGTAACGGTTTTTGACAAGGAAGGCAATCCGGGTAATAATATGATACCGCGGATACCAGAGATCCAGCAAATCCTTGACGATCCGAACGTGAGTGGTGCTCTGACAAGCCTACTTGGCGCTGACTACTACAAGCAGCCACACCGCCATCCGCACTACAATCCGCCGGGTAGCAGTGGGCAGGGGATGCACCAAGATGGCGGGAAACGCTGGTCTCACCATACCCGCAGGCTGTTGGTTTTCTATTACCCACAAGATACACCTATCGAACTCGGTCCAACGGGTGTGGTCCCGACGAGCCACTATTATAGCACACGTGAAGGCGCGGAAATCTCGCCGGAACAACCGATCGTTGGGAAAGCGGGAACGGTTGCTTTCGCAAACTACGACCTGTGGCACCGTGCCATGCCTAACAGCAGCGAGAAGAAACGTTATATGATGAAGTTCCTCTATGCCCGGATGTCAGAACCACAGGAACCGACTTGGGCAAACAAGGAAACAGAGTGGGCAAACGGCATACCTATGGGACGTGCCGAACATCAGGAGATGTTCCGACACCTTTGGGACTGGCATCGAGGAATAGAAGATAGCGACCTGCGCGGGACATCAAACGGTGAATCACTGTCGGGTTTAATCAGTTCTCTCAACAGCACATCGGAATCGACAGGATTGCAGGCGGCTTATGAAATGCCCCGATTCGGCGAGAAGGCAGTGCCTGCATTGGTTCGGTGCTTGCAAGATGAATCGGAGATGACGCGCCGAAATGCTTGTTATTCGCTCAATGCGGTCGGAACCCTTGCCGTTGATGCCTTGCAGGAGGCGTTGAAAGATTCTCGTGAACACGTGCGGGATAAAGCGGCGGAAGCACTCGGTGACTTGGGAAATAAGGCTAAATCCGCGGTGCCTGCGTTGGTGGAAACGTTAGCAGATGCTTCAGGTTCTGTGCGGTCGCATACGATAGAGGCGTTAGGAACAACGGGTCAATCGAGTTCACTTGCTGTTCCCAGTCTTGTGAAAGCGTTAGAGGATTCGCACGAAGGTGCCCGGCGAAACGCGGTATTTTCTTTGGCGAGGATTGGTCAGAACGCGACTGAGGCAGTTGAAGGCTTACAAAATATGCTGTTCGATGAAAACCGTTATGTCCGCGGTGATGCGGTCCACGCGCTGCATCGCATCGGCACACCAGAGGCGAAGGCAGTGCTCCTTCGTTACCTTGAGACGACCCGCTGGTGTCCGCTGACCTCAAAAGAGAGCACGTTTTAG
- a CDS encoding GNAT family N-acetyltransferase produces MAKVSLRPITPENLDECISLKVADHQTGFIASNVQSLAQAAVSTTYHPFGIYDADAHYQANPSMVGFVMYELIDTVGFILRLMIDEKFQRRGYGRAAMIEVIRRLKLHPEVERIATSHERKNEAAARLYESLGFVDWKHESRTDDSGERYLILQEDSI; encoded by the coding sequence ATGGCGAAGGTATCCCTCAGACCCATCACGCCGGAGAATCTTGACGAATGTATTTCCCTAAAGGTAGCTGATCATCAAACAGGATTCATTGCTTCCAATGTGCAATCCCTTGCCCAGGCGGCTGTCAGTACAACATATCATCCTTTCGGCATCTACGACGCAGATGCCCATTATCAAGCGAATCCATCTATGGTAGGATTCGTAATGTATGAGCTTATTGACACGGTCGGCTTCATCTTACGTCTGATGATAGACGAAAAGTTTCAGAGGCGAGGGTATGGCAGAGCCGCTATGATTGAGGTGATACGAAGATTGAAATTACATCCGGAAGTCGAGCGGATCGCAACGAGCCATGAGAGAAAAAATGAAGCCGCCGCGCGACTCTATGAAAGTTTAGGATTTGTTGATTGGAAACATGAATCAAGGACGGACGATTCCGGTGAAAGGTATCTGATTCTTCAAGAAGATAGTATCTAA